In the Wyeomyia smithii strain HCP4-BCI-WySm-NY-G18 chromosome 2, ASM2978416v1, whole genome shotgun sequence genome, one interval contains:
- the LOC129724609 gene encoding E3 ubiquitin-protein ligase MARCHF3 has product MTPTVETGSQDTDEDSLSDTLDRQPSSVDSITCRICQSATEKSRLISPCLCKGSLRYVHRECLEHWLSRSGLTYCELCLHRFQTYSTLRYNCIESLCLWYRHPNNRGLLLSDALIYVVLSFICFTLTMICILVLRFQSQRGNTLQETLASTAIVCFLLLVLIVYLTNIVVMAKDHIIPWYRWWRSSRRIRLSEESMLEEQSLPSSEIVV; this is encoded by the exons atgaCACCGACAGTCGAGACGGGTTCCCAAGACACTGACGAAGATTCTCTCAGCGACACTCTCGACCGACAACCGAGCAGTGTCGACTCCATTACGTGCAGGATCTGCCAAAGTGCAACGGAAAAGTCCCG TTTAATCTCGCCTTGCCTGTGCAAAGGATCCCTCCGCTACGTGCACCGTGAATGCCTCGAGCATTGGCTCAGCCGGTCCGGTCTTACGTACTGTGAGCTGTGTTTGCATAGGTTCCAAACATACTCGACGCTAAG GTACAACTGTATCGAATCTTTGTGCCTTTGGTATCGTCATCCGAACAATCGTGGTTTGCTGCTG TCGGATGCACTGATTTATGTCGTCCTGTCATTCATCTGCTTCACCCTGACAATGATCTGCATTCTGGTGCTACGTTTCCAGAGCCAGCGTGGCAACACACTTCAGGAGACACTCGCCTCGACCGCCATTGTTTGCTTTTTGCTGCTGGTG CTAATTGTGTATCTAACCAACATCGTTGTCATGGCTAAGGATCACATCATTCCGTGGTACAG ATGGTGGAGATCGTCCAGGAGGATCCGCCTGTCGGAAGAATCCATGCTGGAAGAGCAAAGCCTCCCAAGCTCCGAAATTGTGGTTTAA